A genomic stretch from Sceloporus undulatus isolate JIND9_A2432 ecotype Alabama chromosome 5, SceUnd_v1.1, whole genome shotgun sequence includes:
- the LOC121932302 gene encoding uncharacterized protein LOC121932302, with product METRGTKSRKENMSGGGHSNPRRNSMEWGGKQPDISTVILQELREFKKNFKLEIREEQKALRGEIREDMISQTETLSRKIDLINKDISEIKKEVKSTVKKTVDLEKKFMKLEKQQTYEEALIQIQEKRHRDKAIKIRGLEESENENLEERLLPPLAKFLDVSLEMLESQTDKIFRVSSKIAKEKGLPRDIVLCFTSTRLKERCIQRNYKENLVIQGSQISIFKDLSLQTIKQRQQYKPLTALLQKKNINYRWSNPEGITCWFNNKRIRVNSLEKAKEFQKNLLLQEQQEYDTDQEVSSEEGEISGKDLHSDTEREHSFDNLDPSKENPEGAFGKAKELGK from the coding sequence ATGGAAACAAGGGGAACCAAgagcagaaaagaaaacatgagcGGAGGAGGACACTCAAACCCAAGACGCAACTCCATGGAATGGGGGGGGAAACAACCGGACATATCTACAGTCATATTACAAGAACtgagggaatttaaaaaaaactttaagctGGAAATAAGGGAAGAGCAAAAAGCTTTACGAGGGGAGATAAGAGAAGATATGATTTCACAAACGGAAACCTTATCTCGTAAAATTGATTTGATAAACAAGGATATTTCAGAGATTAAAAAGGAGGTCAAATCTACAGTCAAAAAGACAGTGGATTTAGAAAAGAAATTTATGAAGCTAGAGAAACAACAGACTTACGAAGAGGCTTTAATACAAATACAAGAAAAAAGGCACAGAGATAAAGCTATTAAGATTAGAGGCTTGGAGGAAAGTGAAAATGAGAATTTAGAGGAGCGGTTATTACCCCCGCTGGCAAAATTTTTGGATGTCTCACTTGAAATGCTTGAATCTCAAACGGATAAAATTTTCAGAGTGAGCTCTAAAATAGCTAAGGAAAAAGGGCTTCCCAGAGACATTGTACTTTGTTTCACCTCCACGAGACTAAAAGAGAGATGTATTCAAAGGAACTATAAGGAAAACCTGGTGATACAAGGTTCCCAAATCAGCATTTTTAAAGATCTCTCATTACAAACTATCAAACAGAGGCAACAATACAAACCCCTCACTGCTTTACTTCAGAAAAAAAACATCAATTATAGATGGTCGAACCCAGAGGGAATAACATGCTGGTTTAACAATAAAAGAATAAGAGTAAACTCCTTGGAAAAAgcaaaagaattccaaaaaaatcTATTACTGCAAGAACAGCAAGAATACGACACAGACCAGGAAGTGTCAAGCGAAGAAGGAGAGATCAGCGGAAAGGATCTACACAGTGACACCGAAAGGGAGCACTCATTTGACAACTTAGATCCATCAAAAGAAAATCCGGAGGGAGCTTTCGGAAAAGCTAAAGAACTGGGCAAGTAA